The Malus sylvestris chromosome 12, drMalSylv7.2, whole genome shotgun sequence genome contains a region encoding:
- the LOC126593865 gene encoding histone H1.2-like, producing MTGTVVSTAKAKKARSPPAHPPFVKMITAAIVSLKERTGSSQYAITKFVEEKHKNLPPTFKKLLLNHLKKLVAAGKLVKVKNSFKLPPVRSAAPAKEKAVAAAPKPKKSAAVVAKPKSKTAAKPKAKVAAKPKAKAVASKPKPAAAKPKVKAIAALAKPAAKAARTSTRTSPGKKAEVKSKAKAKKPVAPARAVRKLKSVKSPVKRKAPARKAKK from the exons ATGACTGGAACTGTCGTCTCCACCGCCAAGGCCAAGAAGGCGAGATCGCCGCCCGCTCACCCGCCGTTTGTCAAG ATGATCACGGCGGCGATTGTGTCGTTGAAGGAGAGGACCGGGTCGAGCCAGTATGCGATCACCAAGTTCGTGGAGGAGAAGCACAAGAATCTACCGCCGACCTTCAAGAAGCTTCTGCTCAACCATTTGAAGAAGCTCGTGGCTGCTGGAAAGCTCGTCAAGGTGAAGAACTCGTTCAAGTTACCTCCCGTTCGCTCCGCTGCTCCGGCGAAAGAGAAGGCAGTGGCCGCGGCGCCGAAGCCTAAGAAGTCGGCCGCGGTGGTCGCTAAGCCGAAGTCCAAAACGGCTGCGAAGCCTAAGGCGAAGGTCGCGGCCAAGCCAAAGGCGAAAGCGGTAGCTTCTAAGCCCAAGCCGGCGGCTGCGAAGCCAAAGGTGAAGGCGATTGCTGCCTTGGCCAAACCTGCTGCCAAGGCGGCGAGAACATCGACAAGGACGTCGCCGGGGAAGAAGGCCGAGGTGAAGTCCAAGGCGAAGGCGAAGAAGCCAGTGGCTCCGGCGAGGGCTGTGAGGAAGCTGAAGAGTGTGAAGTCGCCGGTGAAGAGGAAGGCTCCGGCGAGGAAGGCGAAGAAGTGA